A section of the Mycolicibacterium anyangense genome encodes:
- a CDS encoding glycosyltransferase family 39 protein — translation MTASVRRTQRVALVALLGATAVLYLWNLGASGWANAFYSAAAQAGSKSWTAWLFGSSDPANAITVDKTPAALWVSGLSVRIFGLNPWSILVPQAVFGVASVAVLYASVRRVGGAWAGLVAGAVLAATPAAALMFRFNNPDALLVLALVCAAYATQRALDRDAAVWWLPLAGVAVGVGFLAKMMQAFLVLPALALTFAVAADLPRHARARRLIAAAAALVLTGGWYLVLVTAWPVNSRPYIGGSQHNSIIELALGYNGLGRLTGAETGGLGNLNYDVGWARLFGAEMGPHVAWLLPAAVIALAAGLWITRARPRTDVTRAALLMWGGWLVITAVVFSYANGILHPYYTVALAPAVAATVAVGIRLLWQRRADIRASTVLAGMSAITIALSDILLQHYPLWLPWLRLAILIGGIAASLLLAVIGRLPRPVEVMVAALAVVLALAGPAAVSVATASAPRSGAIPSVGPSEGGGMPGLFGAPRPGPELVAALRSDAFHYTWAAGVVGSSNAAGYQLGAGVPVMAVGGFNGTDPAPTLQQFQDLVAHGRIHWFVHSTMPGPAFAGRSGSDAAERINDWVSENFSSRIIDRVKVYDLTHVLTGGS, via the coding sequence GTGACTGCTTCAGTTCGCCGTACCCAACGTGTTGCGCTGGTGGCACTGCTGGGTGCCACCGCAGTGCTGTATCTGTGGAACCTCGGTGCCAGCGGTTGGGCCAACGCGTTCTATTCCGCTGCCGCGCAAGCAGGTTCGAAGAGCTGGACGGCCTGGCTGTTCGGATCCAGTGATCCCGCCAACGCGATCACCGTGGACAAGACGCCCGCCGCGCTGTGGGTGTCGGGGCTGTCGGTGCGCATCTTCGGTCTCAACCCGTGGAGCATCCTGGTGCCGCAGGCCGTGTTCGGGGTGGCCTCGGTTGCCGTGCTCTACGCGAGCGTGCGCCGGGTCGGCGGGGCGTGGGCGGGGCTGGTGGCCGGTGCTGTCCTGGCCGCCACACCGGCCGCGGCACTGATGTTCCGGTTCAACAATCCTGATGCGCTGCTGGTGCTGGCACTGGTGTGCGCCGCCTACGCGACCCAGCGGGCACTGGACCGCGACGCCGCGGTGTGGTGGCTGCCACTGGCCGGAGTGGCCGTCGGGGTCGGGTTCCTGGCCAAGATGATGCAGGCTTTCCTGGTACTGCCCGCGCTGGCGCTGACATTCGCGGTGGCGGCCGACCTGCCGCGGCACGCCCGGGCACGACGACTGATCGCCGCAGCGGCAGCCCTGGTGCTGACCGGTGGCTGGTATCTGGTGCTGGTCACGGCGTGGCCGGTGAACTCACGCCCCTATATCGGTGGATCGCAGCACAATTCGATCATCGAACTGGCTCTGGGCTACAACGGTCTCGGACGGCTGACCGGTGCGGAGACCGGGGGGCTGGGTAACCTGAACTACGACGTGGGCTGGGCGCGGCTGTTCGGCGCAGAGATGGGCCCGCACGTCGCGTGGCTGCTGCCAGCCGCGGTGATCGCGCTGGCGGCCGGACTGTGGATCACCCGGGCCCGGCCGCGGACCGATGTCACGAGGGCCGCGCTGCTGATGTGGGGCGGCTGGCTGGTCATCACGGCCGTCGTGTTCAGCTATGCCAACGGCATCCTGCACCCGTACTACACCGTAGCCCTGGCGCCGGCAGTGGCCGCGACTGTCGCGGTCGGGATCCGCCTGCTGTGGCAGCGCCGAGCCGATATCCGCGCCAGTACCGTACTGGCCGGGATGTCAGCCATCACGATCGCGCTCAGTGACATTCTGCTGCAACACTATCCGCTCTGGCTACCGTGGCTGCGGCTCGCCATTCTGATCGGCGGTATCGCCGCATCCTTGTTGCTGGCCGTGATCGGCCGCCTCCCGCGTCCGGTCGAGGTGATGGTGGCGGCCCTCGCCGTCGTCCTGGCGTTGGCCGGTCCGGCCGCGGTGTCGGTGGCGACGGCGTCGGCGCCGAGGTCTGGCGCCATCCCGTCGGTGGGGCCGTCCGAGGGCGGTGGGATGCCGGGATTGTTCGGTGCACCCCGGCCCGGCCCGGAACTCGTTGCGGCGCTGCGTTCCGACGCGTTCCACTACACCTGGGCTGCCGGCGTCGTCGGGTCGAGCAATGCGGCCGGATACCAGCTCGGCGCGGGTGTCCCGGTGATGGCCGTCGGCGGATTCAACGGAACGGACCCGGCGCCAACGCTGCAGCAGTTCCAGGATCTTGTCGCCCACGGCCGTATCCACTGGTTCGTACACAGCACCATGCCCGGTCCGGCGTTCGCCGGCCGATCGGGTAGCGACGCGGCCGAGCGCATCAA
- a CDS encoding sensor histidine kinase, with translation MFSNLRASTWSLSARLLIGQVSLLAAVCLGIGTITLVAQYQYLVGEVDAQLRETAHRAAMMYGEPLPPPPPGSLPGSGDRPNYPRPGPGPQFLDAPGQPIGLAAGVIRDGVATNAGVLAAGGVRLALSPKAEQQLADAVGQRHSVTVDLDGLGSYRVIAARSRMTGDTLVIGLSMRNVDSTLLRVALIFAVVTAAAMIIATTAGMLIIRRALTPLNRVADAAGAVADLTLDRGEVQLPVRIPPPDANPHTEVGRLGLAINRMLEHISAALSTRQASESRVRQFVADASHELRTPLAAIRGYTELAQRKRDQMPDDVAHAMGRVESEAVRMTQLVEDLLLLARLDSGRPLEREPVDLSRLSADVVSDAHAAGPEHCWNLDLPPDPLYIVGDDARLHQVVANLLANARTHTPPGTLVTLSLDTEPGAAVLRVVDNGPGIPTELQSEVFERFARGDTSRSRKGGSTGLGLAIASAVVKAHGGSIGLRSTPGSTEFTVRLPCTAGA, from the coding sequence ATGTTCTCAAACCTGCGTGCTAGCACCTGGTCGCTGAGCGCCCGGCTGCTCATCGGACAGGTCAGCCTGCTGGCGGCGGTCTGCCTGGGTATCGGCACGATCACCCTGGTGGCCCAGTACCAGTATCTGGTCGGCGAGGTCGACGCACAGTTGCGCGAGACCGCCCACCGCGCGGCGATGATGTACGGCGAACCGCTGCCCCCCCCGCCGCCGGGCTCGCTGCCGGGCAGCGGCGACCGCCCGAACTATCCCCGTCCCGGTCCCGGCCCGCAGTTCCTCGACGCGCCGGGGCAGCCGATCGGGCTCGCCGCTGGCGTGATCCGCGACGGCGTCGCCACCAACGCCGGGGTCTTGGCGGCCGGTGGTGTCCGCCTTGCACTATCGCCGAAAGCCGAGCAGCAGCTTGCCGACGCAGTCGGTCAACGGCATTCGGTCACCGTCGATCTCGACGGGCTGGGCAGCTACCGGGTGATCGCCGCACGCAGCAGGATGACCGGGGACACCCTGGTGATCGGGTTGAGCATGCGCAACGTCGACAGCACTCTGTTGCGGGTGGCACTCATCTTCGCCGTGGTGACCGCGGCCGCCATGATCATCGCGACCACGGCCGGGATGCTGATCATCCGGCGTGCTCTGACCCCGCTCAACCGGGTGGCGGACGCCGCAGGGGCGGTGGCCGACCTGACGCTGGACCGTGGCGAAGTGCAACTGCCCGTGCGTATTCCGCCGCCGGACGCCAACCCGCACACCGAGGTCGGGCGGCTCGGTCTGGCCATCAACCGGATGCTCGAGCACATCTCGGCGGCGCTGTCGACCCGTCAGGCCAGTGAGAGCAGGGTCCGGCAGTTCGTCGCCGACGCCAGCCATGAGCTGCGCACACCGCTGGCCGCCATCCGCGGCTACACCGAACTGGCGCAACGCAAACGCGACCAGATGCCCGATGACGTCGCACACGCGATGGGGCGGGTGGAGTCCGAAGCCGTGCGGATGACCCAGCTGGTGGAGGATCTGCTGCTGTTGGCCCGCCTCGACTCGGGGCGCCCGCTGGAGCGCGAACCCGTTGACCTGTCCCGGCTTTCGGCCGACGTCGTCAGTGACGCCCATGCAGCAGGACCCGAGCACTGCTGGAACCTCGACCTGCCGCCGGATCCGCTCTATATCGTCGGTGACGACGCCCGTCTGCACCAGGTGGTGGCCAATCTGCTCGCCAACGCCCGCACTCATACACCGCCGGGGACGTTGGTGACGCTGTCGCTGGATACCGAACCCGGCGCGGCCGTGTTGCGGGTGGTGGACAACGGTCCCGGTATCCCCACCGAACTGCAGTCAGAAGTGTTCGAGCGCTTCGCCCGCGGTGACACCTCACGCTCGCGCAAGGGCGGGTCCACCGGCCTCGGACTGGCCATCGCCTCAGCGGTCGTGAAGGCGCACGGCGGCAGTATCGGCCTGCGCAGTACACCCGGCAGCACCGAGTTCACGGTGCGGCTGCCCTGCACAGCGGGGGCCTAG
- a CDS encoding response regulator transcription factor, with protein MRRADGNPINVLVVDDEAVLAEMVSMALRYEGWNITTAADGASAISAARTARPDAVVLDIMLPDMSGLDVLRRLREQSPSLPVLLLTAKDAVEDRIAGLTAGGDDYVTKPFSIEEVVLRLRALLRRTGVTTEDSGAQIVVGDLVLDEDSHEVTRAGAPIALTSTEFELLRFLMRNPKRVLSKAQILDRVWSYDFGGRSNIVELYISYLRKKIDSGREPMIHTLRGAGYVLKPAC; from the coding sequence ATGCGGCGCGCCGACGGCAACCCGATCAATGTCCTGGTGGTCGACGACGAGGCGGTGCTCGCCGAGATGGTCTCGATGGCCCTGCGCTACGAGGGCTGGAACATCACCACGGCCGCCGACGGCGCCTCGGCCATCTCCGCCGCGCGCACCGCCCGCCCCGACGCGGTAGTGCTCGACATCATGCTGCCCGATATGAGCGGACTCGATGTCCTGCGCCGGCTCCGCGAGCAGAGCCCGAGCCTGCCGGTCCTGCTGCTCACGGCCAAAGATGCGGTGGAAGACCGGATCGCGGGTCTGACCGCCGGCGGCGACGACTACGTGACCAAGCCGTTCTCCATCGAGGAGGTCGTGCTGCGGCTGCGAGCCCTGCTGCGGCGGACCGGTGTCACCACCGAGGACAGCGGCGCCCAGATCGTCGTCGGCGATCTGGTCCTGGACGAAGACAGCCACGAGGTGACCCGCGCGGGCGCCCCGATCGCGCTGACGTCCACCGAGTTCGAACTGCTGCGGTTCCTGATGCGTAATCCCAAGCGGGTGTTGTCGAAGGCCCAGATCCTGGACCGGGTGTGGAGTTACGACTTCGGCGGCCGGTCCAACATCGTCGAGCTGTACATCTCGTATCTGCGCAAGAAGATCGACAGCGGCCGCGAACCGATGATCCATACGCTTCGCGGCGCGGGTTATGTTCTCAAACCTGCGTGCTAG
- a CDS encoding DUF1622 domain-containing protein produces MSFFEVIEIVGKTIDGVGVAVIALGALISAAGVVPRLKSGAAYRVFREQLGRSILLGLEFLVAADIIRTVAVTPDARSVAVLGGIVLIRTFLSFSLQLEVTGYWPWQKARQQQDAAAATR; encoded by the coding sequence ATGAGTTTCTTCGAGGTCATCGAGATAGTCGGCAAGACGATCGACGGGGTCGGCGTCGCCGTCATCGCCTTGGGCGCATTGATCTCGGCCGCCGGAGTGGTCCCCCGGCTGAAATCCGGCGCCGCCTACCGGGTGTTCCGCGAACAGCTGGGCCGGTCCATCCTGCTCGGCCTGGAGTTCCTGGTCGCCGCCGACATCATCCGCACGGTGGCGGTCACCCCGGACGCCCGCAGTGTCGCGGTGCTCGGCGGCATCGTGCTGATCCGGACGTTCCTCAGCTTCTCGTTGCAGTTGGAGGTCACCGGCTACTGGCCGTGGCAGAAGGCTCGCCAGCAGCAGGACGCGGCTGCGGCCACTCGATGA
- a CDS encoding threonine/serine exporter family protein, with protein MTKETRRARRKRWFDAVRKTPPEPLGPPDTHDQVEIAAMLRAIGIALVEVEQPTQLVEGRLLQIAAQYTSEPVRVVVLPTMLMIQVGTIAYQVDGSTHSSLQLDMAGRIDDIASLAAVGAITPADAVAEIEAARTLQPRYGPIATTIGYAVTTVGFGMVINPTWASLPGYLFLGLVVGAIVQLGRPFPGLNPMLPTLSATIVTVLATWFVADTANDGLLRVIAPALVATLPGMALTIGAMELAASQIISGASRLMYGMAQLALLVFGVALGVQVAGEVYPQSPSAQMGPWSLYVAIVVVGIGLYVYLSAPRGSLLWLIAAIAVALVGQELAGKVMSAAHSGFVGAILVVPFAMLAARIKTAPPAVVMMLAAFWSLVPGALSFESVSQAASGGNVGVSSLGATGAAILSIALGTVVGWSVFHTIDSKLPWPKGLDQPTVR; from the coding sequence ATGACCAAGGAGACACGGCGGGCGCGCCGCAAGCGATGGTTCGACGCGGTGCGCAAGACTCCCCCGGAACCACTGGGACCGCCCGATACCCACGATCAGGTCGAGATCGCCGCGATGCTTCGGGCGATCGGCATCGCCCTGGTGGAGGTGGAGCAGCCTACCCAACTGGTGGAAGGCCGCCTGCTGCAGATCGCCGCGCAATACACCAGCGAACCGGTGCGGGTGGTGGTACTGCCGACGATGCTGATGATCCAGGTCGGCACCATCGCCTACCAGGTCGACGGGTCAACCCACTCGTCACTGCAGCTCGACATGGCCGGGCGCATCGACGATATCGCCAGCCTGGCGGCTGTCGGTGCGATCACCCCGGCCGATGCGGTCGCCGAGATCGAGGCGGCCCGCACCCTCCAGCCCCGATACGGACCGATCGCCACGACGATCGGATACGCCGTCACCACCGTGGGATTCGGCATGGTGATCAACCCGACGTGGGCGTCGCTGCCCGGCTATCTGTTCCTCGGCCTGGTCGTGGGCGCCATCGTTCAGTTGGGTCGACCGTTCCCGGGCCTGAATCCGATGCTACCGACGCTGTCCGCCACCATCGTCACGGTCCTGGCCACCTGGTTCGTCGCCGACACCGCGAACGACGGCCTCCTTCGGGTGATCGCGCCGGCGCTGGTGGCGACACTGCCTGGCATGGCCTTGACCATTGGCGCGATGGAACTTGCTGCCTCACAGATCATTTCGGGAGCCAGCCGGCTGATGTACGGGATGGCACAGTTGGCGTTGCTGGTATTCGGCGTGGCCCTGGGCGTTCAGGTGGCGGGCGAGGTGTACCCGCAGAGTCCGTCGGCCCAGATGGGTCCATGGTCGTTGTACGTGGCGATCGTTGTGGTGGGAATCGGTCTCTACGTCTACCTGTCCGCTCCGCGTGGATCCCTGTTGTGGCTGATCGCTGCGATTGCCGTGGCCCTGGTAGGACAGGAACTGGCCGGCAAGGTCATGTCCGCGGCCCACTCGGGTTTCGTCGGTGCCATCCTGGTGGTGCCCTTCGCGATGCTGGCCGCCCGGATCAAGACCGCGCCACCGGCCGTCGTCATGATGCTCGCGGCGTTCTGGTCGTTGGTGCCGGGTGCGCTGAGCTTCGAGTCGGTGAGCCAAGCCGCCTCAGGAGGCAACGTCGGGGTGTCCAGCTTGGGCGCTACCGGTGCCGCGATTCTGTCGATCGCGTTGGGTACGGTGGTTGGTTGGAGCGTGTTCCACACCATCGACAGCAAGTTGCCATGGCCGAAAGGACTGGACCAACCAACCGTACGGTAG
- a CDS encoding phosphotransferase family protein yields the protein MSEQGLGEGPIDDVVEIVGGTQNVMLRFSRAGRDYVFRRGPRHLRPISNKVILRETRVLSALADTDVPHPHLIAVCEDTSVLGDAVFYLMEPIDGFNAGAALPALHAGDGAIRHEMGLSMAEAVARLGAVDHVAVGLSDFGKADGFLERQVPRWLSELESYRGFDNYDGPDIGDVDAVATWLQQHQPSSWKPGIMHGDYHAANVMFSPTGPEVVAIVDWEMCTIGDPLLDLGWMLATWYDPDHDSVLTNVLMDAGDLASPEELVARYAQNTTRDLSGIDWYTVLACFKLGIILEGSNARAAAGLAPKEIGDRLHNATVQLFQRALAIMEGQR from the coding sequence ATGTCGGAACAGGGGCTCGGCGAGGGCCCGATCGACGACGTCGTCGAGATCGTCGGCGGCACCCAGAACGTCATGCTGCGATTCAGCAGAGCCGGTCGCGACTACGTCTTCCGGCGCGGGCCCCGGCATCTGCGGCCGATCAGCAACAAGGTGATCCTGCGCGAGACCCGGGTACTGAGCGCACTGGCCGACACCGATGTTCCACACCCTCACCTGATCGCGGTGTGCGAGGACACCTCGGTGCTCGGCGACGCCGTGTTCTACCTGATGGAACCCATCGACGGGTTCAACGCCGGCGCCGCACTGCCCGCGCTGCATGCTGGCGACGGGGCCATCCGGCACGAGATGGGACTGTCGATGGCCGAGGCGGTGGCCCGGCTGGGAGCGGTGGACCACGTGGCGGTGGGTCTGTCAGATTTCGGCAAAGCCGACGGATTCCTGGAACGCCAAGTGCCGAGATGGCTTTCAGAGCTCGAGTCCTACCGCGGCTTCGACAACTACGACGGACCCGACATCGGCGATGTCGACGCGGTGGCGACCTGGCTGCAGCAGCACCAGCCGTCGTCCTGGAAGCCCGGCATCATGCACGGTGATTATCACGCCGCCAATGTGATGTTCTCGCCCACCGGACCGGAGGTGGTGGCCATCGTCGACTGGGAGATGTGCACCATCGGCGATCCCCTCCTGGACCTCGGCTGGATGCTGGCGACGTGGTACGACCCCGACCACGACTCGGTTCTCACCAACGTGCTGATGGACGCCGGAGACCTGGCCAGCCCCGAGGAACTGGTGGCACGCTACGCGCAGAACACCACCCGAGACCTGTCCGGCATCGACTGGTACACGGTGCTGGCCTGTTTCAAACTCGGCATCATCCTGGAGGGATCGAACGCTCGGGCGGCAGCAGGCCTGGCGCCCAAGGAAATTGGTGATCGCCTACACAATGCAACGGTGCAATTGTTCCAGCGGGCACTGGCAATCATGGAGGGACAACGATGA
- a CDS encoding acyl-CoA dehydrogenase family protein, which translates to MIDFEIPDDLAALRDEIRSFVVDKIVPFERDPRLTRHGPNEELRSELVELAREAGLLTFQAPHRFGGREPSHREQAVLFEAAGWSTLGPVALNCAAPDEGNMFVLSKIANPEQVEKFLVPVIEGRQRSVFAMTEPGGAGSDPGQLATEAVFDGTDYVINGRKWLITGANGARTWIIMARVAPNPHGADGPTLFLCDGQTPGIELERVMDTMDRNYVEGHGVVRFNDLRLPASAVLGEVGQALRYAQLRLTPARLTHCMRWLGAASRAHSIAVDHARTRTGFGKPLGEHQGVGFMIADNEIALQQCRLAIWWACWALDTGAKGRHESSMVKAYVSEELFKVADRCVQILGGMGISDETPVGMIFSDMRAFRLYDGPTEVHKYAIARQVLRSPQA; encoded by the coding sequence ATGATCGATTTCGAGATTCCAGACGACCTGGCCGCCCTGCGCGACGAGATCCGCAGCTTTGTCGTCGACAAGATCGTGCCCTTCGAGCGCGACCCGCGACTCACCCGGCACGGCCCCAACGAGGAGCTGCGCTCCGAACTGGTCGAGCTGGCCCGCGAGGCTGGACTGCTGACGTTCCAGGCACCGCATCGGTTCGGCGGCCGCGAGCCCTCGCACCGCGAACAGGCGGTGCTGTTCGAGGCGGCCGGTTGGTCGACACTGGGCCCGGTCGCCCTGAACTGCGCGGCACCTGACGAGGGCAACATGTTCGTGCTGTCCAAGATCGCCAACCCCGAACAGGTGGAGAAGTTCCTGGTCCCGGTCATCGAGGGCCGGCAGCGGTCGGTATTCGCGATGACCGAACCCGGCGGTGCCGGTTCGGACCCCGGCCAGCTGGCCACCGAAGCGGTGTTCGACGGCACCGACTACGTGATCAACGGCCGCAAGTGGCTGATCACCGGTGCGAACGGGGCTCGAACCTGGATCATCATGGCGCGCGTGGCACCGAACCCGCACGGGGCCGACGGTCCCACCCTGTTCCTGTGCGACGGCCAGACGCCCGGTATCGAACTCGAACGCGTGATGGACACGATGGACCGCAATTACGTCGAGGGTCACGGCGTCGTGCGGTTCAACGACCTGCGACTGCCCGCCTCGGCGGTCCTCGGCGAGGTGGGACAGGCCCTGCGCTATGCCCAATTGCGTTTGACCCCAGCGCGATTGACGCATTGCATGCGGTGGCTGGGCGCGGCCTCGCGGGCGCATTCCATCGCGGTCGACCATGCTCGCACCCGCACCGGTTTCGGCAAACCGCTCGGCGAGCACCAGGGTGTGGGCTTCATGATCGCCGACAACGAGATCGCCCTGCAGCAGTGCCGCTTGGCGATCTGGTGGGCCTGCTGGGCGCTGGACACCGGCGCCAAGGGCCGGCACGAAAGCTCGATGGTGAAGGCCTACGTGTCCGAGGAACTGTTCAAGGTGGCCGACCGCTGTGTGCAGATCCTGGGCGGCATGGGCATCTCCGACGAGACCCCGGTCGGCATGATCTTCTCCGATATGCGCGCCTTCCGGCTCTATGACGGACCCACCGAGGTGCACAAGTACGCGATCGCCCGCCAGGTGCTGAGGAGCCCCCAAGCATGA
- a CDS encoding SDR family NAD(P)-dependent oxidoreductase — protein MSILDSFRLDDKVVVVTGASSGLGVSFAQAFAQAGADLVLGARRLEQLAATAALVEGAGRRVYTRKTDVADPEQCQQLVDSAVEQFGRVDVLINNAGIGAAVPATREAPEHFRKVVDVNLNGSYWMAQACGRVMQPGSSIINIASILGITTAGLPQAAYAASKAGVIGLTRDLAQQWGSRKGIRVNALAPGFFKSEMTDEYQPGYLDSQLPRVLLGRTGDPDELAATAVWLASPAAGYVTGQTIVVDGGLTVT, from the coding sequence ATGAGCATTCTCGATTCCTTCCGCCTCGACGACAAGGTCGTCGTCGTCACCGGCGCCTCTTCCGGCCTCGGGGTGTCCTTCGCGCAGGCCTTCGCGCAGGCAGGTGCCGATCTGGTGCTCGGCGCGCGGCGGCTCGAGCAACTGGCGGCGACCGCCGCGTTGGTCGAGGGGGCGGGCCGCCGGGTGTACACCCGCAAGACCGACGTGGCCGATCCCGAGCAGTGCCAGCAACTTGTCGACTCGGCGGTCGAGCAGTTCGGCCGAGTGGACGTGCTGATCAACAACGCCGGCATCGGGGCAGCTGTCCCCGCCACCCGGGAGGCACCCGAGCATTTCCGCAAGGTCGTCGACGTCAACCTCAACGGTTCGTACTGGATGGCTCAGGCCTGCGGCCGGGTGATGCAGCCGGGGAGCTCGATCATCAACATCGCGAGCATACTGGGGATCACCACCGCCGGCCTGCCGCAGGCCGCCTACGCCGCATCGAAGGCCGGTGTCATCGGCCTGACCCGCGACCTGGCCCAACAGTGGGGATCGCGTAAAGGAATTCGGGTCAATGCGCTGGCGCCGGGATTCTTCAAGAGCGAGATGACCGACGAGTACCAGCCCGGCTACCTGGACAGCCAGCTGCCGCGGGTGCTGCTGGGCCGCACGGGCGATCCCGACGAGCTCGCCGCAACCGCGGTGTGGCTGGCCTCGCCCGCTGCCGGATACGTCACCGGCCAAACGATCGTGGTCGACGGGGGTTTGACGGTCACGTAA
- the hisC gene encoding histidinol-phosphate transaminase, protein MTVRLRPELADLPAYTPGKTVPGAIKLASNETVHGPLPSVREAIAAAAETINRYPDNGYVELKEHLAKHVDFAPEHIAVGCGSVSLCQQLIQITSSVGDEVVFGWRSFEVYPLQVRVAGATPVQVPLRDHTFDLDAMLAAITDRTRLIFVCNPNNPTSTVVDPDELARFVAAVPSDILVVIDEAYVEYIRDGMVPDSLGLVRSYPNVVVIRTFSKAYGLAGLRVGYAVGDPDLIVALGKVYVPFTATTVSQAAAIASLQASDELMARTDAVVAERRRVTAALAELGYTFPPTQANFVWLPLAEHTLDFVEKAAEARVLVRPYGTDGVRVTIGAPAENDTFLAFATDWISTIS, encoded by the coding sequence GTGACCGTCCGTCTGCGCCCCGAACTGGCTGACCTGCCTGCCTACACACCGGGCAAGACCGTGCCGGGCGCGATCAAGCTGGCCAGCAACGAGACGGTGCACGGTCCACTGCCCAGCGTGCGTGAGGCCATCGCGGCGGCGGCCGAGACCATCAACCGCTACCCCGACAACGGCTACGTCGAACTCAAGGAACATCTGGCCAAGCACGTCGATTTCGCCCCCGAGCACATCGCGGTCGGCTGCGGCTCGGTGAGCCTGTGCCAGCAGCTGATCCAGATCACCTCCAGCGTGGGCGACGAGGTCGTCTTCGGCTGGCGCAGCTTCGAGGTCTACCCGCTGCAGGTGCGGGTGGCCGGGGCCACGCCGGTCCAGGTGCCCCTGCGCGACCACACCTTCGATCTCGACGCGATGCTCGCCGCCATCACCGACCGCACCCGCCTGATCTTCGTCTGCAATCCGAACAACCCGACCTCGACGGTCGTCGACCCCGACGAGCTGGCCCGGTTCGTCGCCGCGGTGCCGTCGGACATCCTGGTCGTGATCGACGAGGCCTACGTCGAGTACATCCGCGACGGGATGGTCCCCGACAGTCTGGGTCTGGTCCGGTCGTACCCGAACGTGGTTGTGATCCGGACCTTTTCGAAGGCCTACGGGCTGGCTGGGCTGCGGGTGGGCTATGCGGTCGGCGACCCGGACTTGATCGTCGCCCTGGGCAAGGTCTACGTCCCCTTCACCGCCACCACGGTGTCACAGGCCGCCGCGATCGCGTCGCTGCAAGCCTCCGACGAGCTGATGGCACGCACCGACGCCGTGGTGGCCGAGCGGCGCCGGGTCACCGCGGCCCTCGCCGAGTTGGGCTACACATTTCCACCCACGCAGGCCAACTTCGTCTGGCTACCGCTGGCCGAACACACCCTCGACTTCGTCGAAAAGGCGGCCGAGGCGCGGGTGCTGGTACGCCCCTACGGCACCGACGGTGTTCGGGTGACCATCGGCGCGCCTGCGGAGAACGACACCTTTCTGGCCTTCGCCACCGACTGGATCTCGACGATCAGCTGA
- a CDS encoding TIGR03086 family metal-binding protein, giving the protein MGDELTAGPQAPPTDELASAEATLSVLQQAVHTIATDDLSKPTPCSEFDVAGLTDHLLNSITMLGRAAAAELPGRRPDDSVERQIIAAARPTLDAWHRRGLGGTVPFGPSEVPAGYVAGILSLEFLIHAWDYATATGRTVNAPDSLVDYVSTLVHRVVTPEGRIRAGFDDPVEVPDNASALDRLLAFTGRVPIS; this is encoded by the coding sequence ATGGGCGACGAACTCACCGCAGGACCGCAAGCTCCACCCACCGACGAACTGGCCAGTGCCGAAGCCACGCTGAGCGTGCTGCAACAGGCCGTGCACACGATCGCCACGGACGATCTGTCGAAGCCGACTCCGTGCAGCGAGTTCGACGTCGCCGGTCTCACCGACCATCTGCTCAACTCGATCACCATGCTCGGACGGGCCGCAGCTGCCGAGCTTCCCGGGCGCCGCCCGGACGATTCCGTGGAACGCCAGATCATCGCCGCCGCCCGCCCGACGTTGGACGCCTGGCATCGGCGTGGATTGGGCGGCACGGTCCCGTTCGGCCCCAGCGAGGTGCCTGCCGGGTACGTGGCGGGCATTCTCTCGCTCGAATTTCTCATCCACGCTTGGGATTACGCGACGGCCACCGGACGGACGGTCAACGCCCCGGATTCCCTCGTCGACTACGTCTCCACACTGGTGCACCGGGTCGTCACACCGGAGGGCCGCATTCGGGCCGGCTTCGACGATCCCGTCGAGGTACCCGACAATGCCTCTGCGCTGGACCGGCTGCTCGCGTTCACCGGCCGAGTGCCGATCAGCTGA